In Natronolimnobius baerhuensis, a single window of DNA contains:
- a CDS encoding helix-turn-helix domain-containing protein — protein sequence MYEATFSITDSSAYTGPTGDADCRIELWCNDHTDLLYISGTEIEPLLAQIRSDIGIETELRRDEEAVVITSSCLKEHEVTHIERYLQAYNCLLLPPLRYENGAKQCRILALESANLTDLYAELVADGFEIDVRAKREISTPVQSTPLLTLDDVLPELTERQRDVLTLAVEWGYYDLPRETTTADLADEIGVSRRTVEDHLRRAERKLLTSLVSYLY from the coding sequence ATGTACGAGGCGACATTCTCGATTACAGACTCGAGTGCTTACACTGGGCCGACCGGTGATGCGGACTGCCGGATCGAACTCTGGTGTAACGACCACACGGACCTGCTCTACATCTCCGGCACCGAAATCGAGCCCCTGTTAGCCCAGATTCGATCTGACATCGGCATCGAGACCGAACTACGCCGCGACGAAGAAGCCGTCGTCATCACGAGTTCGTGTCTCAAAGAGCACGAGGTGACCCACATCGAACGCTACCTGCAGGCGTACAACTGCCTCCTCTTGCCGCCGCTCCGATACGAAAACGGCGCAAAACAGTGTCGAATCCTCGCACTCGAGTCGGCAAATCTCACTGACCTCTATGCGGAGCTGGTCGCGGACGGCTTCGAGATCGACGTCCGAGCGAAACGTGAGATCAGCACGCCGGTCCAGTCGACCCCGCTTTTGACCCTCGATGACGTCTTGCCGGAACTCACTGAACGCCAGCGAGATGTCCTCACGCTAGCGGTGGAGTGGGGATATTACGACCTTCCTCGAGAGACAACGACGGCGGACCTCGCCGACGAAATTGGGGTCAGCCGGCGGACGGTAGAAGATCATCTCCGACGTGCTGAACGAAAGTTGCTCACGTCGCTCGTTTCATATCTGTACTGA
- a CDS encoding YjiH family protein, with protein sequence MFDEAAWSRDEQETKRVETEPETKTLEDIDLTEIRGGPVSKFVVAFLIGFFFFLVPVPWDGQITVPFDIVVSWITGTYPTFAGAYALALIISGGLLTTLAELRKRGAVSISDSLTTQLALPYWETSTPFWFFRVAGAVLAPVLFLEVGPEWLIGPSTGGLVWGTLILSVAVIIPIGAIFINLFVELGGLEFVGTMARPIMRPLFKIPGRSALDSVASWVGSYSVGLYVTRNVFDRGEYSKRDVYIISTCFATVSIGFVGVVAATVDLLELFPVIFLSYLLCIAVTAAILVRIPPLSRVPEEYVAEPNPETPFRGSPGDYFRFGLSEAVTKAEEGGTIVGASVRGFIDGIKLTILILGTILSIGLAAVIVAEYTPTFDIISQPLIPVFELLGIPDAEIVAPASIIGITEMFIPALLVAEAEAMARFFIALLSISQLIFFSATAPMMMDMFSDIPIRFRDLVLLFVMRTIILIPVITVITHAVAALGLL encoded by the coding sequence ATGTTCGACGAAGCGGCGTGGTCACGGGACGAACAGGAAACAAAACGAGTCGAAACGGAACCTGAGACGAAGACACTCGAGGACATCGATCTTACTGAAATCAGAGGGGGACCGGTGTCGAAGTTCGTGGTTGCGTTTCTGATCGGGTTTTTCTTCTTTCTCGTCCCCGTCCCCTGGGACGGCCAGATAACGGTCCCGTTCGATATTGTCGTCAGCTGGATTACGGGAACGTATCCGACGTTTGCGGGAGCCTACGCGCTTGCACTCATTATCTCGGGTGGGCTGTTGACCACACTCGCTGAGCTTCGAAAACGTGGCGCCGTCTCAATCAGCGACAGTCTCACGACACAGCTGGCGCTGCCCTACTGGGAGACGTCGACACCCTTCTGGTTCTTCCGTGTCGCTGGTGCCGTACTCGCGCCGGTGTTGTTCCTCGAGGTCGGCCCCGAGTGGCTGATCGGCCCGAGTACCGGCGGCCTCGTCTGGGGCACGCTCATCCTCAGCGTCGCGGTCATCATCCCAATCGGTGCCATCTTCATCAACCTCTTCGTCGAACTGGGCGGCCTCGAGTTCGTCGGGACGATGGCTCGGCCGATCATGCGGCCGTTGTTCAAGATTCCGGGGCGGTCGGCACTCGACAGCGTCGCCTCGTGGGTCGGATCTTACAGCGTCGGCCTCTACGTGACGCGAAACGTCTTCGACCGCGGTGAGTATTCCAAGCGCGACGTCTACATCATCAGTACGTGTTTTGCGACCGTTTCGATTGGATTCGTCGGCGTCGTGGCCGCGACAGTCGACCTGCTCGAGCTCTTTCCGGTCATCTTCCTCTCGTATCTGCTCTGTATCGCGGTGACGGCTGCAATTTTGGTCCGTATTCCACCGCTGAGTAGAGTCCCTGAGGAGTACGTCGCCGAACCGAATCCCGAGACGCCGTTCCGGGGCTCTCCGGGCGATTACTTCCGGTTCGGACTCTCCGAGGCGGTCACGAAGGCAGAGGAGGGTGGAACAATCGTCGGGGCGTCGGTTCGTGGCTTTATCGATGGCATCAAACTCACGATTCTCATCCTCGGGACGATTCTGTCGATTGGTCTCGCAGCCGTCATCGTCGCCGAGTACACGCCAACGTTCGATATTATCTCACAGCCGTTGATTCCGGTCTTCGAACTCCTTGGCATTCCTGACGCCGAAATCGTTGCCCCGGCGTCGATCATCGGGATCACCGAGATGTTCATTCCGGCGCTGCTGGTCGCCGAAGCCGAGGCGATGGCACGCTTCTTCATCGCCCTGCTATCGATTTCGCAGTTGATCTTCTTCTCTGCGACCGCGCCGATGATGATGGATATGTTTAGCGACATTCCGATCCGATTCCGCGACCTCGTCTTGTTGTTCGTCATGCGGACGATCATCCTGATCCCGGTCATCACGGTGATCACGCACGCGGTTGCAGCGCTTGGCCTGCTCTAA
- a CDS encoding nitrous oxide reductase accessory protein NosL, whose translation MNEQTPRVGRDGIGTGIDGPIRRRTVLSITAGIGVTALAGCLGEDDDAPDPITIDADRACDQCTMQIGQHPGPVGQTHYADSEAVINEDRPAQFCSSVCTYTHTFEQESADHDPTAMYLTDYSSVDYDVQADGDAEAISSHLEADTFAAADGLTLVVDSDVEGGMGASMIGFRENTEAEEFQEEYGGELYDHGEVTPELVMSLMD comes from the coding sequence ATGAACGAGCAGACGCCGAGGGTGGGTCGCGACGGAATAGGCACGGGAATCGATGGGCCAATTCGCCGTCGAACGGTGCTGAGTATCACGGCTGGGATTGGCGTTACGGCACTTGCTGGCTGTCTCGGAGAGGACGACGACGCACCGGATCCGATCACGATTGACGCTGATCGAGCCTGCGACCAGTGTACGATGCAGATCGGCCAGCATCCAGGACCAGTTGGACAGACACACTACGCCGACTCTGAAGCCGTCATCAACGAGGATCGACCAGCGCAGTTCTGTAGTTCCGTGTGTACATACACCCACACGTTCGAACAGGAAAGTGCCGATCACGACCCCACGGCGATGTATCTAACCGATTACTCGAGCGTTGACTATGATGTCCAAGCCGATGGCGACGCTGAGGCGATCAGCAGCCACCTCGAGGCCGACACGTTCGCGGCTGCGGACGGACTCACGTTGGTCGTCGACAGTGATGTCGAGGGTGGGATGGGAGCGTCGATGATCGGCTTTCGCGAGAATACTGAGGCAGAGGAGTTTCAGGAGGAGTACGGCGGCGAGCTGTACGACCACGGGGAGGTCACGCCGGAGTTGGTCATGTCCCTGATGGACTGA
- a CDS encoding ABC transporter permease, translating to MSGQTAGADDSSHDADSSVSAQTPGTGHLLWTIIGRELRTVARNRTFYLLAAALTAVVLGVTWIGDGYTAGYLPTAVDLLTPLELLVPIVAIAFGYRAILADDERGELDVLETYPVSPREIVLGVYAGRAVGLTVGVALPLVVAAVAIAVTADGTAGLYATHAGADSPVLFARFLVLTVLFALAVLAVALAISAVVSATRSALGLSIVALVALLVGFDLALVYGLAEGVIGDADLLYALAISPLSAYRGLVLETTIIVASGTGPQVASPIASLVGLLAWTLGSLAVAVWGVRR from the coding sequence ATGAGTGGCCAAACTGCCGGCGCTGACGACAGCAGCCACGACGCCGACTCGTCGGTGTCTGCACAGACACCGGGAACCGGCCACCTTCTCTGGACGATTATTGGACGCGAACTCCGGACCGTCGCCCGAAACCGAACGTTCTACCTGCTTGCGGCCGCGCTCACAGCGGTCGTCCTCGGAGTCACCTGGATCGGCGATGGCTACACCGCTGGCTACCTCCCGACGGCCGTCGACTTGCTGACCCCCCTCGAGTTGCTTGTGCCGATTGTCGCCATCGCATTCGGCTACCGAGCGATTCTCGCCGATGACGAGCGGGGTGAACTCGATGTCCTCGAGACGTATCCCGTCTCGCCTCGAGAGATCGTCCTCGGCGTCTACGCGGGCCGGGCTGTCGGACTTACAGTTGGGGTTGCGCTGCCGCTCGTCGTCGCTGCGGTCGCGATTGCCGTCACAGCGGATGGCACTGCCGGACTCTACGCGACACACGCCGGTGCCGACTCGCCGGTGCTGTTCGCCCGGTTTCTTGTCCTGACAGTGTTGTTCGCACTCGCCGTGCTCGCCGTTGCACTCGCGATCTCGGCGGTAGTCAGCGCAACCCGAAGCGCGCTTGGGTTGTCTATCGTCGCGCTTGTTGCGCTCCTCGTCGGCTTCGATCTCGCACTCGTCTACGGGCTTGCAGAGGGCGTGATCGGCGACGCCGACCTGTTGTACGCGCTGGCGATCAGCCCCCTCAGTGCCTATCGCGGACTTGTCCTCGAGACGACGATCATCGTCGCGTCGGGAACTGGGCCACAAGTAGCCTCGCCGATTGCGAGTCTCGTCGGACTGCTCGCATGGACGCTTGGCTCGCTCGCGGTTGCAGTCTGGGGCGTCCGCCGATAG
- a CDS encoding ABC transporter ATP-binding protein: protein MTTDTNTNTSTSAASDAESNDTKTTPADASTQQAVLEADSVDHDYGTVSVLEDVSTTVDTGTVTALIGPNGSGKTTLLRVLAGLLEPTSGSVSYRGDAAARRIGYLPQQPAFRPGFSVLETLRFYSSLVGADEAETDAMDRLETVGLADAASRPVEALSGGMTRLVGIAQATIGDPPIIVLDEPASGLDPGMSSHVFDVASELAADGTAVLLSSHDLALVDRTADDVAVLDNGQILHQDSPANIQAALEVDSLRAVYEESVAAEAGTVRVQGVTDE, encoded by the coding sequence ATGACCACGGATACGAACACAAACACGAGCACGAGCGCGGCTAGCGACGCAGAATCGAACGATACCAAGACGACGCCAGCGGACGCATCCACACAGCAGGCCGTTCTCGAGGCCGACAGCGTCGACCACGACTACGGGACAGTTTCGGTTCTCGAAGACGTTTCCACGACCGTCGACACCGGGACCGTCACGGCGCTGATCGGCCCGAACGGCTCCGGGAAGACGACGCTGCTTCGGGTGCTCGCCGGCCTCCTCGAGCCGACATCGGGATCGGTCAGCTATCGGGGCGACGCGGCCGCTCGCCGGATTGGCTATCTCCCACAACAGCCCGCGTTTCGACCCGGATTTAGCGTTCTCGAGACGCTGCGCTTTTACTCGTCGCTGGTCGGTGCTGACGAGGCTGAAACCGACGCCATGGATCGCCTCGAGACGGTCGGACTCGCCGATGCTGCCAGTCGCCCTGTCGAAGCGCTTTCGGGCGGGATGACTCGACTGGTCGGCATCGCACAGGCAACGATTGGCGATCCACCGATTATCGTCCTTGATGAACCTGCGAGTGGTCTCGATCCTGGGATGAGCAGCCATGTCTTCGACGTCGCGTCCGAACTGGCTGCTGACGGAACCGCCGTGCTGTTGAGTTCCCACGATCTGGCACTCGTTGACCGGACTGCCGACGACGTTGCAGTCCTCGACAACGGACAGATTCTGCACCAAGATTCACCGGCGAACATTCAGGCAGCCCTCGAGGTGGATTCACTCCGTGCGGTCTACGAGGAGTCAGTTGCAGCCGAGGCGGGAACCGTCCGGGTACAGGGGGTGACCGACGAATGA
- a CDS encoding NosD domain-containing protein has product MGLALEDERGLEEEVELPKAQVFYSQYEYVVGYYGLETFVTAQRSEGHTQQFGYPLTIYVSDYSATDIELNADGYPTVDNQPAWHDAEDAWYVSESDAVAPGGDTVMPFSDREDAHAFAETHDGIVLTWDELLEAEFETDEATAVRDRVDDQHREGDQRVEAATALRDRPVSTVVGEDTDTVQEALEEAPANTTVLVPDGEYEERLEIDRPLTLVGEGNVTIDGGDNGTVITATAERTAITGLEIVGSGSERLGDGDLPGDDPDSDDWDGTFEGNYAGGDAGIGVHSAPGALIEDVTVDDAPSGVILRRSGESVVRNVTIDSPDDLEDGHTGILAFRSPVVIEDSTVLDGRDAIYTHRSPDTIIRNNHLEENRLGVHLMHTSDSLLAENQVRNQSNTGIYIMTGPERNAIVDNVVQNADYALFPSGSSSYIAGNVLTDSHVGLRVDATDTLYERNVIAGNEIGAQTRAMLPTNQVTANDFIDNEIHAEAGTGPLRIWTDGESGNYWQGALPFPGDRSAETTVDRAYSPTAPIDQRLHRVDGTPTLSRAPGLEALSGFQGTVPGMRTGSIVDLAPTCEPNNPDLLEGTVWADRAWSCDRTSHEAQ; this is encoded by the coding sequence ATGGGACTCGCCCTCGAGGACGAACGCGGCCTCGAGGAGGAGGTCGAACTGCCGAAGGCGCAGGTGTTTTACTCCCAGTACGAGTACGTCGTTGGCTATTACGGCCTCGAGACGTTCGTCACCGCACAGCGGAGCGAGGGCCATACCCAGCAGTTTGGCTACCCGTTGACGATTTACGTCAGCGATTATTCGGCGACTGACATCGAGTTGAACGCGGACGGGTATCCAACGGTCGACAATCAGCCAGCCTGGCACGACGCCGAGGACGCCTGGTACGTCTCCGAGAGCGATGCGGTTGCACCCGGTGGCGATACGGTGATGCCATTTTCTGACCGGGAAGACGCCCACGCGTTCGCCGAAACCCACGACGGCATCGTCCTCACGTGGGATGAACTCCTTGAGGCCGAGTTCGAGACTGACGAGGCAACAGCGGTACGGGATCGAGTCGACGACCAGCACCGCGAGGGGGACCAGCGAGTCGAGGCTGCAACGGCCCTCCGCGACCGGCCCGTCTCGACCGTCGTCGGTGAGGACACCGACACCGTCCAGGAAGCTCTCGAGGAAGCGCCAGCGAACACGACTGTGCTCGTTCCCGACGGCGAATACGAGGAGCGCCTCGAGATTGATCGGCCGCTGACGCTCGTTGGCGAGGGGAACGTCACCATCGATGGTGGCGACAACGGGACAGTGATCACCGCGACAGCAGAGCGAACGGCGATTACTGGCCTCGAGATTGTCGGGTCTGGCTCCGAACGGTTGGGCGATGGCGACCTTCCGGGCGATGATCCGGACTCTGACGACTGGGACGGAACGTTCGAAGGGAACTACGCGGGCGGAGACGCCGGCATCGGTGTCCACTCCGCACCCGGGGCTCTGATCGAAGACGTCACCGTAGACGACGCACCGAGTGGCGTTATTCTCCGCCGGAGCGGCGAGTCAGTCGTCCGAAACGTGACCATCGATAGTCCCGATGACCTCGAGGATGGACACACGGGGATTCTCGCATTCCGGTCGCCAGTGGTCATCGAGGACTCGACAGTACTTGATGGGCGAGACGCCATCTATACTCACCGCTCTCCCGACACGATCATCAGGAACAACCACCTCGAGGAGAACCGACTCGGGGTTCACCTGATGCATACCTCAGACTCGCTGCTTGCGGAGAATCAGGTGCGCAATCAGTCGAATACGGGCATCTATATCATGACTGGTCCCGAGCGAAACGCCATCGTCGATAACGTGGTGCAGAACGCGGACTACGCGTTGTTCCCCAGCGGAAGTTCCTCCTATATCGCCGGGAACGTCCTGACCGACAGCCATGTCGGACTCCGGGTCGATGCGACGGACACGCTCTATGAGCGCAACGTGATCGCGGGCAACGAAATCGGCGCCCAAACCCGCGCGATGTTGCCCACGAATCAGGTCACCGCAAACGATTTTATCGACAACGAGATTCACGCTGAAGCCGGCACCGGCCCGCTGCGAATCTGGACTGACGGCGAGAGCGGGAACTACTGGCAGGGGGCACTACCCTTCCCCGGCGACCGCAGCGCCGAGACAACTGTCGACCGGGCGTACTCGCCAACAGCACCCATCGACCAGCGCCTCCACCGCGTCGACGGCACGCCGACCCTGTCACGTGCACCCGGACTCGAGGCTCTCTCTGGGTTCCAGGGGACCGTCCCCGGAATGCGAACCGGCAGCATCGTCGACCTGGCACCGACCTGCGAACCGAACAATCCGGACCTACTCGAGGGAACAGTGTGGGCGGATCGAGCCTGGTCCTGTGACCGAACGAGTCACGAGGCACAATGA